Proteins from one Corvus cornix cornix isolate S_Up_H32 chromosome 19, ASM73873v5, whole genome shotgun sequence genomic window:
- the SMYD4 gene encoding SET and MYND domain-containing protein 4 — protein MALPVAEWQGRTSRLWAALDPALRERLAAASLQDAVRLGCDLLRTEEEEEAALVRLCHQAPTGKEPEAASWYREQGNREFKQGHYQAALRLYSKAASHEAPGSPEVSVCFANRSAALLHLGHFQVCLEDIARAESHGYPDGLLPKILLRKAECLLCLGRLQDAQDILRVLESKIALDRVMTTHLTRLKKLSQLKVKLCEKERCPEPAREARGGIQGKSEIWEENNNISGASSSLSLSFDAERGRHLVASQDIVPGQSLLKEEAFVSVLCPGESLPLQGGEAAWDTGATNADLYCHHCLRQLLASVPCQGCSYAKYCSQDCADVAWQQYHRTECSLGALLLTLGVFCHVALRTVLLAGFAEVSRLVGCSHSGDKDLQNPEARCKPLREAPDAGAGTRGIPGCDSNGRYQSSYQALFHLLPHTEQHSAEHKFLCTLSVVAICKQLQAAGLEAAVLNQESRQQWSEPKTCEKTSDELSPELKTVAEAMLRHVLQLQCNAQAITVMQELGPGDGAVVNKKPVRLATAFFPVLSLLNHSCCPNTSVSFSGTAATVRASQPIPRGQEVLHCYGPHRCRMRVAERQQLLSQYFFECRCQACLEELESGVKSLVPIRNSFCCPKCQAQMQGEEDTLCCSNEACATSASRENLSCRLQDLQQQIKKALDLLRVGKADQAIKMLLKCQMDAGNFLSPEHLLMGEMEDHLAQVYATLGKWQEAARHLKKSIEIVEMHHGPSSVETGHELFKLAQVLFNGFAVSEALSTIQRAEGILSVHFGPQSAQIQELQEMKACLSELPRNILQRT, from the exons ATGGCGCTGCCGGTGGCGGAGTGGCAGGGCCGCACCTCCCGGCTCTGGGCCGCGCTGGACCCGGCGCTGCGGGAGCGGCTGGCGGCGGCTTCGCTTCAGGACGCGGTGCGGCTGGGTTGCGACCTGCTCCG GaccgaggaggaggaggaggcagccctGGTGCGGTTGTGCCACCAGGCACCCACGGGCAAGGAGCCGGAGGCCGCGAGCTGGTACCGGGAGCAGGGAAACCGGGAATTCAAACAGGGCCACTACCAGGCTGCCCTGAGGCTCTACTCTAAG GCAGCATCACACGAGGCCCCTGGGAGCCCCGAGGTGTCCGTGTGCTTTGCCAACCGCTCCGCCGCCCTCCTCCACCTGGGGCACTTTCAG GTTTGTTTGGAAGATATTGCCAGGGCTGAAAGCCATGGCTATCCAGACGGGCTGCTGCCCAAGATCCTGCTGCGGAAAGCTGAGTGtctgctgtgcctggggaggTTACAGGATGCACAGGATATCCTCAGAGTGCTGGAGAGTAAAATTGCTCTAGATAGGGTCATGACTACACACCTGACACGGCTAAAAAAGTTAAGCCAGCTGAAGGTTAAGTTATGTGAGAAAGAGAGGTGTCCAGAGCCTGCACGAGAAGCACGTGGTGGCATTCAAGGGAAGTCAGAGATCTGGGAAGAGAACAACAATATTTCAGGTGCATCTTCATCTTTGAGCTTGAGTTTTGATGCAGAGAGAGGACGTCACTTGGTGGCCTCCCAGGACATCGTGCCAGGACAGAGCCTGTTAAAAGAGGAGGCCTTTGTGAgtgtgctctgccctggggagagCCTTCCTCTGCAGGGTGGCGAGGCAGCGTGGGACACTGGAGCCACTAACGCAGATCTTTACTGCCACCACTGTctgaggcagctcctggcctCGGTGCCTTGCCAGGGCTGCAGTTATGCCAAGTACTGCAGCCAGGACTGTGCAGATGTGGCGTGGCAGCAGTACCACAGGACAGAGTGTTCCCTGGGAGCGCTGCTCCTCACACTGGGGGTCTTCTGCCATGTGGCCTTGAGGACTGTCCTGCTGGCAGGATTTGCAGAGGTTAGCAGGCTGGTGGGATGCTCCCACAGTGGGGACAAGGACCTTCAGAACCCTGAGGCAAGATGCAAACCTCTCAGAGAGGCACCAGATGCCGGAGCTGGTACCAGAGGTATCCCTGGTTGTGACAGCAATGGTCGGTACCAGAGTTCTTACCAAGCTCTGTTCCACCTTTTGCCCCACACtgagcagcacagtgctgagcACAAGTTCCTCTGCACACTCAGTGTGGTAGCTATATGCAAACAGCTGCAAGCAgctggcctggaggctgctgtgTTGAATCAGGAGTCACGTCAGCAGTGGTCCGAACCAAAGACCTGTGAAAAAACCTCAGATGAATTGTCCCCAGAGCTGAAGACTGTGGCAGAAGCAATGCTGAGGCACGTGTTGCAGCTGCAGTGTAATGCACAAGCAATCACTGTAATGCAGGAGCTGG GGCCTGGAGATGGGGCTGttgtaaataaaaagcctgTGAGGCTGGCAACAGCCTTCTTCCCTGTCCTCAGCCTCCTCAACCACTCGTGCTGCCCCAACACCAGCGTGTCATTCAGTGGGACAGCTGCCACTGTCAGGGCATCACAGCCAATCCCAAGAGGCCAAGAGGTTTTGCATTGCTATG GGCCTCACCGATGTAGGATGAGGGTTGCTGAGAGACAACAGCTTCTCAGTCAGTATTTCTTTGAGTGTCGCTGCCAGGCATGCCTTGAGGAGCTGGAGTCTGGTGTCAAGAGCTTGGTGCCCATCAGAAATTCATTCTGCTGTCCCAAGTGCCAGGCTCAAATGCAG GGAGAAGAGGACACACTTTGTTGTTCAAACGAAGCTTGTGCAACTTCAGCCAGCAGAGAGAACCTGTCTTGCCGTTTGCAGGACCTTCAGCAACAAATCAAGAAAGCTTTAGACCTGCTGAGAGTCGGGAAGGCTG atCAGGCTATCAAAATGCTCCTGAAGTGTCAGATGGATGCTGGAAACTTCTTGTCTCCAGAGCATTTGCTGATGGGAGAGATGGAGGATCATCTGGCACAGGTCTATGCTACTCTTG gGAAGTGGCAGGAAGCAGCCAGACACCTGAAGAAGAGTATTGAGATTGTGGAAATGCACCATGGGCCATCAAGTGTAGAAACAGGCCATGAACTTTTCAAGCTGGCACAAGTCCTCTTCAATGG ATTTGCAGTTTCTGAAGCTCTGAGCACGATTCAAAGAGCAGAGGGGATTTTGTCAGTGCACTTCGGTCCTCAGAGTGCTCAGATCCAGGAGCTACAAGAGATGAAGGCCTGTCTGTCAGAGCTTCCCAGAAACATCCTTCAGAGGACTTAA
- the RPA1 gene encoding replication protein A 70 kDa DNA-binding subunit, producing MSVRLSEGAIAAIMQGEDVSKPVLQVINTRAIATGTGPPRYRVLMSDGVNTLSSFMLATQLNSLVEQERLSARCICQVNRFIVNSLKDGRRVVILMDVNVMQTADQVGGTIGNPQPYNEGQGQQRSAAPAGNPAASKPQQQNGNLSGAGPAAPKYHAPSNQFGKASAPSALKTPGGSQAKVVPIASLNPYQSKWTICARVTQKGQIRTWSNSRGEGKLFSIELVDESGEIRATAFNDQADKFFPLIELNKVYYFTKGNLKTANKQYTAVKNDYEITFTNETSVVPCDDAQHLPSVQFDFVSISDLENTPKDSIVDVIGICKSYEDVTKITVKANNREVSKRNVHLMDTSGKLVTVTLWGNEAEQFDGSRQPVIAIKGARVSDFGGRSLSVLSSSTVVINPDSPEAFKLRGWFDSEGQLLECASISDVRGGPAAGANTNWKTLFEAKSENLGQGDKADYFSCVGTIVHLRKENCMYQACPSQDCNKKVIDQQNGLYRCEKCDREFPNFKYRLLLLVTIADCLEYQWVTCFQDSAEFILGQNAAFLGELKEKNEQAFEEVFQNANFNTYEFRIRVKLETYNDESRIKATAMDVKPVNYREYSKRLIANIRRNAQLG from the exons ATGAGCGTGCGGCTGAGCGAGGGGGCCATCGCG GCCATCATGCAGGGGGAGGACGTCTCCAAGCCCGTGCTGCAAGTGATC AATACACGGGCTATTGCTACAGGAACTGGGCCCCCACGTTACCGAGTGCTGATGAGCGATGGGGTGAACACCCTTTCCT CTTTCATGTTGGCAACACAGCTGAACTCCCTGGTGGAACAGGAACGCTTGTCAGCCCGGTGTATTTGCCAGGTTAACAGATTCATTGTCAACAGCCTGAAAGATGGAAG GAGAGTGGTTATCCTGATGGATGTAAATGTCATGCAAACTGCTGATCAGGTTGGTGGGACTATTGGCAATCCCCAGCCATACAATGAAG GGCAAGGGCAGCAACgttctgcagctccagcaggaaacCCAGCAGCCAGCAAACCACAGCAACAAAATGGCAATTTGTCTGGAGCAG gtcctgctgctcccaagtACCACGCTCCCTCCAACCAGTTTGGAAAAGCgagtgctcccagtgccctgaAGACACCTGGGGGGTCTCAGGCCAAAGTGGTGCCAATTGCCAGCTTGAATCCATACCAGTCCAA GTGGACCATTTGTGCTCGGGTCACCCAAAAAGGCCAGATCCGCACGTGGAGCAACTCCCGTGGTGAAGGAAAGCTCTTTTCCATAGAGCTGGTTGATGAAAGT GGTGAGATTAGAGCTACTGCATTCAATGATCAAGCAGACAAGTTCTTTCCACTCATTGAATTGAACAAG GTATATTATTTTACCAAAGGCAATTTGAAGACTGCTAACAAGCAATATACAGCTGTTAAGAATGACTATGAGATTACGTTCACTAATGAGACTTCAGTTGTGCCCTGTGATGATGCCCAGCATCTTCCATCTGTTCAGTTTGATTTTGTATCCATCTCTGACTTGGAGAACACGCCCAAAGACTCGATTGTTG ATGTAATTGGAATTTGTAAGAGCTACGAAGATGTCACTAAAATTACAGTGAAGGCTAACAATAGGGAGGTTTCAAAGAGGAACGTGCATCTGATGGATACATCAGGGAAGCTGGTGACAGTCACGCTGTGGGGAAACGAG GCTGAACAGTTTGATGGTTCCAGACAACCTGTGATTGCCATCAAAGGAGCCCGTGTCTCTGACTTTGGTGGCAGAAGCCTGTCTGTCCTGTCCTCCAGCACAGTTGTCATCAACCCTGATAGCCCAGAGGCTTTTAAACTCCGAGGATG GTTTGACTCCGAGGGGCAGCTTCTGGAATGTGCCTCCATCTCTGATGTGAGGGGtgggccagcagctggagcaaatACCAATTGGAAAACTTTGTTTGAAGCCAAATCTGAGAACTTGGGACAAGGAGATAAG GCAGATTATTTTAGCTGTGTGGGCACAATTGTACATCTGCGCAAAGAGAACTGCATGTACCAGGCATGTCCCTCTCAGGATTGCAACAAGAAAGTGATAGACCAGCAAAATGGACTTTACCGCTGTGAGAAGTGTGACCGCGAATTCCCCAACTTCAAGTACcgcctgctgctcctg GTGACCATTGCAGACTGTCTGGAATATCAGTGGGTGACTTGTTTTCAAGATTCAGCAGAATTCATTCTTGGGCAAAATGCAGCTTTCCTGGgagaactgaaggaaaag AACGAGCAGGCTTTTGAAGAAGTGTTCCAAAACGCAAACTTCAACACGTACGAGTTCAGGATCCGAGTGAAACTGGAGACTTACAAT GACGAATCCCGTATTAAGGCCACAGCAATGGACGTCAAACCCGTGAACTACAGAGAATACAGCAAGAGGTTGATTGCCAACATCAGGAGAAATGCTCAGCTGGGGTGA
- the SERPINF1 gene encoding pigment epithelium-derived factor has protein sequence MQIPVVLLFLGLLTVPSRTQNSATEQNSATADGANAGEEEEDPFYKSPVNKLAAAVSNFGYDLYRQQSSRTATANVLLSPFSLATALSGLSLGAGERTENVISRALFYDLLNKAEVHDTYKDLLSSVAGPEKSMKSASRIILEKRLRARPGFHSQLEKSYKMRPRALSGNTQLDLQEINSWVRQQTKGRIMRFMKDMPTDVSILLAGAAFFKGTWKTKFDTKKTALKDFHLDEDRTVKVSMMSDPKAILRYGFDSELNCKIAQLPLTEGISAMFFLPTKVTQNMTLIEESLTSEFVHDVDKELKTVHAVLSLPKLKLNYEEALGSTLKETRLQSLFTSPDFSKISAKPLRLSHVQHKAMLELSEDGERSTPNLEANAARLTFPIEYHVDKPFLLVLRDDTTGTLLFIGKILDPRGV, from the exons ATGCAGATTCCAGTGGTTCTCCTTTTCCTGGGCCTCTTAACTGTCCCAAGCAGAACCCAGAACTCAGCTACTGAGCAG AACTCTGCCACAGCTGATGGAGCCAATGCTGGCGAGGAAGAGGAAGATCCATTCTACAAGAGCCCTGTGAACAAGCTGGCAGCTGCAGTCTCCAACTTTGGCTACGACCTGTACCGCCAGCAGTCCAGCCGGACAGCCACCGCCAACGTGCTGCTGTCTCCCTTCAGCCTGGCTACTGCACTTTCTGGTCTCTCACTTG gggctggagaacgaactgaaaatgtgatttctcGCGCCCTCTTCTACGATCTCCTCAACAAAGCTGAGGTCCACGACACCTACAAGGACCTCCTGAGCAGTGTGGCTGGGCCAGAGAAGAGCATGAAAAGTGCCTCCCGGATCATCTTGGAGAAAA GACTCAGGGCAAGGCCTGGGTTTCACAGCCAGCTCGAGAAGTCCTACAAGATGCGACCGAGGGCACTGAGTGGTAACACCCAGTTAGACCTCCAAGAAATCAACAGCTGGGTCCGACAGCAGACTAAGGGAAGGATTATGAGGTTCATGAAGGACATGCCCACAGATGTCAGCATTCTCCTTGCTGGGGCTGCTTTCTTCAAGG GGACATGGAAAACCAAGTTTGACACCAAGAAGACTGCCCTGAAGGACTTCCACCTGGACGAGGACAGAACTGTGAAGGTGTCCATGATGTCAGACCCCAAAGCCATCCTGAGATATGGTTTTGACTCAGAACTCAACTGCAAG ATTGCCCAGCTGCCCCTGACAGAGGGGATCAGTGCCATGTTCTTCCTGCCCACAAAGGTGACCCAGAACATGACTCTGATTGAGGAAAGTCTCACCTCAGAGTTTGTGCACGATGTGGACAAGGAGCTGAAGACGGTCCACGCTGTGCTAAGCCTGCCCAAACTAAAGCTGAACTACGAAGAGGCACTTGGCAGCACACTAAAGGAGACAA gGCTCCAATCACTTTTCACATCACCTGACTTCTCCAAGATTTCTGCCAAACCTCTGAGATTATCTCATGTGCAACACAAGGCAATGCTGGAGCTTAGTGAGGATGGGGAAAGATCCACACCAAACCTCGAGGCCAATGCTGCTCGTCTGACCTTCCCCATAGAATACCACGTGGACAAACCTTTCCTTCTTGTACTGAGGGATGATACCACTGGAACCCTCCTCTTCATTGGCAAGATCCTGGATCCCAGGGGTGTTTAG